The sequence AGCGAAAGCTATTGCTGCTGATATGAAAAATCAAGCTGTAAAAGATGCCGTAGCAAACGGTCAGATTCCTGAGATTGTAGCGCTTATTGCGTATTTGAATTCTTTAAAATAAGAGGTTATTATGAGTCATGAAGAACTAGTTGATTTACAAGGGTATTTGAAATTTTTTCTTTTACTTGTAGTATTTATTATATTTTACTCTTACGCTTATTCTATATATAAAAGGGATAAAAAAGGTAAGAGAGATTTTGAAAAATATTCAAACTTAGTACACGATGATTCGATTGACTCTGAACCTCTTGAAGATAGAAACAACAATTTAGA is a genomic window of Arcobacter sp. F2176 containing:
- a CDS encoding CcoQ/FixQ family Cbb3-type cytochrome c oxidase assembly chaperone translates to MSHEELVDLQGYLKFFLLLVVFIIFYSYAYSIYKRDKKGKRDFEKYSNLVHDDSIDSEPLEDRNNNLDEKEKEK